AAGATTTGGCTCAAGAAAAATAATCGCTACCTCTTCGGGCCGGAAAGAAAGTTTAGAACTTCCTAATACTATTCCTCTGGTACGAAAACCTTATACCAAAAACTCTTTGAAAGAAGCGGTTCGCAAAATCGGAGAAATTCTTCCATGACGGATCTAAGAAATTCTAAAAAACTTCTGATCCTTGACGACGAAGAAGAGATCGCAAAGATCTTGGGAGAGATCGCTGTAGATTGCGGCTTCTCCGTTTCCTTATCCCATACAGCTCCCGATTTTTTAGATAAAGTAGATCCAAGTTTCGATTGTGTGATCTTAGATTTGATGATCCCTGGAATGGATGGAGTGGACGTAATCCGCTTCCTATCCGAGAAGGACGTTCACCCGGATGTGATCTTGATCTCGGGTGCGGACAGAAGGACGCTTCATAGTGCAGAAACATTAGCCGGAGAATATGGACTACATATCGCCGCGGTCATGGAAAAGCCCATCCGAGTTTCCGATATTAGAAATACATTATCTGCGATTGCTGAAAAAGAATCGGACATTTCTTCTCGTACTAAAACGGGCGGCAAAGGAAATTCGGGGCCTACCTTCGAAAAGGAAGAAGTTTTAGAAGGAGTTCGTTCCGATCAGTTCATATTATTTTATCAACCTAAATTCGATCTAAAAACAGGAAGGGTAGAAGGTTTCGAAGCCCTGGTGAGATGGAACCATCCCAAATTAGGATTGGTATTTCCTGATTCTTTTTTACCTCTGATGGAAAAAGAAACCAATATCTTAAATCTAATGACCGAGAAGATCATCGATCTTGCACTGGATGAGACAAGGATCTGGCATACGAATGGACGTAAACTTAGAGTAGCGGTTAACGTATCTCCTGTTACTTTGACTGAGCTGGATTTTCCCGAAAGGATACTTTCTAAAATTAAGAACAAAGGGATCCCTCAAAGTCAATTTCAAATGGAAATCACTGAAACTGGGTTTTTAGAGAACATTCGCTTTACTCAAGATATTTTAACAAGACTTAGGATCAGAGGGATCGGACTTTCCATCGATGATTTCGGTACAGGCTATTCTTCCCTGAAACAGTTGCATAGATTTCCATTTACTGAATTGAAGATAGATAAGTCCTTTGTTATGGATTCCCCAAGGGATAGAGAATCCTTGTTTATTTGTCAGGCTTCCATAGATTTAGGTCATAAGTTAGGAATGAATGTAGTCGCAGAAGGAATAGAGACTGCGGAAGTGGAAAGATTGATGAAAGAAGCTGGTTGTGACGTAGGGCAAGGCTATTATTATTCCAGACCTATTCATCCGGAAAAAATTCCAGAAATTCTTTCCAAATTCGGTTAACAATAATACCTTTGGTAAAATGTCCTCGGGAAAGAGTAATAAACTATCGGAACAAGCTCCGCTACCTCGACTTGCTCTCGAAAAAAGTTAACTTAAAGAAAATATAAAGTATTTTTACTCCGGCTTTCAGACTTCCGATCAGATTTCCACTGATCTTCGACTTCCCACTCTTTCGTGTTCGATAATTGACAGGAACTTCTTGGATCTTAAATTTTTTCCGGACCGCTTTAATTTGCATTTCTAAGTTCCATCCCCAAGTTGGATCTTGTAGATCCAAATCCAACAAAGATTGCCACCTTAGAACGCGAAACGGTCCGAGATCAGTGAATCTTATTCCGTAAAATATTCGGATCAAAAAGCAGGAAAGCCAATTTCCGAACTTCTGCAAGAATGACAAAGAACCAGGCTCCGCATTTCCTAAAGTTCTGGAACCTATCACAAAATTTGTATTTGGATCTTCGGAAAATTTAGAGAATAAGTCCTCTAAATTTTTAAGATCATCCGAACCATCCGCATCCATAAACACTATGAATTCAGGAGAAATTTTTCTCTCTTGAAGGTAATGAATGCCGGCTAAACAAGCGGCTCCGTAACCTCTTTTTTGTTCTTGGACTAAGATCACTCCTGAATCGATTGCTATCTGAGGAGTAGAATCCTTGGATCCATTGTCTAAGATTAAAATCTGTCGAGGCAAGATCCCAAATTCGAAGAGGGAATCCAAAACCTTAGGTAAAGATTCTTCTTCGTTTAAGGCGGGGATTAAAAATTTTGAATTTGCCCAGGGAGCTGACAAAAGGTCTATTCTCCTTTTCTGTTTTTAGAGATCCTAAAAAGTTCCTCAGTGGAATAGACACGGCTCTTTCCTGAGTTTAGATCTATATCTTCTTTATGAACTATCGTGGAAAAAGGATAAAAATTTTCTATTTCCGAGATCTTTTTGCGAAGAAGGTCCGAGTGAACATTCTCACTATTTTTTCTCATATGTTCCGCGTTGGATTCTTTAAGTCGAGTATGATAAATTTCGAATATGATTTTAGAATGTTCTTTTTCAATTCCGAAAAATAGATCTTTCCAAACCTTCGTTTCTCCCGGAAGGATGCGAGTATCGGCAACGAGCCTTG
This window of the Leptospira hartskeerlii genome carries:
- a CDS encoding EAL domain-containing response regulator, which codes for MTDLRNSKKLLILDDEEEIAKILGEIAVDCGFSVSLSHTAPDFLDKVDPSFDCVILDLMIPGMDGVDVIRFLSEKDVHPDVILISGADRRTLHSAETLAGEYGLHIAAVMEKPIRVSDIRNTLSAIAEKESDISSRTKTGGKGNSGPTFEKEEVLEGVRSDQFILFYQPKFDLKTGRVEGFEALVRWNHPKLGLVFPDSFLPLMEKETNILNLMTEKIIDLALDETRIWHTNGRKLRVAVNVSPVTLTELDFPERILSKIKNKGIPQSQFQMEITETGFLENIRFTQDILTRLRIRGIGLSIDDFGTGYSSLKQLHRFPFTELKIDKSFVMDSPRDRESLFICQASIDLGHKLGMNVVAEGIETAEVERLMKEAGCDVGQGYYYSRPIHPEKIPEILSKFG
- a CDS encoding glycosyltransferase family 2 protein; translated protein: MSAPWANSKFLIPALNEEESLPKVLDSLFEFGILPRQILILDNGSKDSTPQIAIDSGVILVQEQKRGYGAACLAGIHYLQERKISPEFIVFMDADGSDDLKNLEDLFSKFSEDPNTNFVIGSRTLGNAEPGSLSFLQKFGNWLSCFLIRIFYGIRFTDLGPFRVLRWQSLLDLDLQDPTWGWNLEMQIKAVRKKFKIQEVPVNYRTRKSGKSKISGNLIGSLKAGVKILYIFFKLTFFESKSR